AAGTAAATAGTGAAGCACACATGGTCGATCTTGTGAGATTGAAACAGGGGTCTTTTGCACTAGACGATGAAAACtgctttgatttttcagaATTTTCAGCTCCAGGCTGGGAGGAAAAACTCGCAGCAGCGTTCAAAATCGACCTGAAAGGAGACGAAACAAGCTGAAGCAGTcttaatatatataccaGTAATATACTTTTTAGATAAGGACATtcatattttctttaaaagcaTATAATAGACATTTCTTTTCCACTCCAAGCAAATATTATCACTGGTACAGTGAAGAAAACGATTTTTATGAAGAACACTGAAACCATCAACCCTTTAATTCCTTCAATGTAGTAATACGCTTTAAATTTGCGTCGTGTTTCAGATAACTTTGTAGCTTATCTGTTCTAACTTGTCGACCTTTTCCTCCATAAATTACTTTAGTAATCATATCAGCTGCAACACCTGCTGTCAAGAGTTTTTCATCtagttttaaatttgattttttcaagaagTTTATTTGTCTAACAGACGCGGGTCTCATTCTCCACACTGCTTTACGACTAATAAGAGAACGAGGTGTTTTCAAATTGGAAATGTATGTTTCCGCTGCCCTTATCGCGAATTTCAAGGAAGGTATGCGATCGGATACAATACGTTTTCGATTATACACTCGAGTCCCTAATTTCTCTTTCGTATATTCAGATATCTTATGTGTCccatcttcaaaatttgtatCAATTATCAACACCTTTTGTAAAAAGCTCAAGACATATCGACCCATACCGACAGCAACCCAAGCATTAGTagataaattgaaaatgctcctatctttgtttttaatgttATCCATCATTTCTATCAACTTCCGTAATTTGCTGTACCACAAAACAGATTGTAATCCATAAATTTTAGGATCATAATCAGGGTTCGCAAGGGAATTCTTtgatttattataaaagttttcaaCTTCATCGGGGGAAAGACCAGCTAAAGTAGGGTCAACATGTAGACTGACTCTTCTTAAAGAATCACAAAAATCTAATATTAGACAATCTCTTTTTCCCTCATGCAATCGCAATCCCCTACCAATCATCTGTGTAAGTAAATTTGGAGAACTTGTAGGCCGAGCGATCATTAAACAATCAATATTAGGAATATCGGTCCCTTCAGTCAACACCATGCAATTAACAAGGACaggaaatttcttttttcggAAATCTTGGATTAAAGTTTCACGTTCCGAATCATTAGTTTCCCCAAACAAAGCTCGGGCATCAATACCTAATTTTCGAAATGCATTAcaaacttttaatgaatgCTCTACATTTATGCAAAACACCAATGTAGATGAGCGGTTACctaaaaggaaattaatATAGAGATAACTATATTCAGCTTACTAGCATGTTCGAGCCAAGCTCTTGGAATTTCGAATATTGCCTTTTCTGATTGTGCctccttttttaacttcTCTTGGTCCAAGAAGCTAGACGAATCAGCTAACACAAGATCTGTAGACCACTTTATGTTTATGACTTTTGGTTCAACAAGCCTTAACATTGGGAGTTAGGAAGAGTACCTATAAATATGACACACTTACCAGTTATCTTTGATCATGTCCACGAAATGTCTATTTATTAGCATTTGAACGTTCTACTGTTAGCATTACCTGTGATAAACAATCTCATCTAGGCCACAAGCCAACCCTTTTCCGTCTGCTCTGAAAAGAGTCGCAGTAAGTCCTATCACATTCACTTTCGATTTTTCCGATTCTGCGCCAAAATGCTCAAGGATTCGTAAGTACGAAGGAGACGCCATATGGTGAacttcatcaaaaattaaaagtttaaaattgaGAGGATTATATTTAAGTAgtctttcattttttaaagaaaaaactgaCGCAACGGTAACATCAGCCAGTCCGGATGCACACTGATTGCCCATATCAATCTCAATAGACTATGGCAAAGTTAGTAAACGAAACAGCGTGGAATctatttggaaaaagaacGGTACCTTATTCGGAAGGCTTTCTCGGCAATGCTTGAGGGCCTGTAAAGCTAACTCCTTTCTGTGAACCAAAATTAGACATTGCTCAGAGTTTGGCCTTAAAGTAGGTGcatattttataaagtGGGGAAACAATGCCTTTAGACGTGTTAATATTGCAGTCAGTAGTAGAACAGTAATACCGTTTTACCAGAGCCTGTAGCTAATGAAACAGCAATTCGACGTTTACCTTCATCAAAAGCGTTTAAGCAGGCACTGAGGCATTCTTCTTGATAAGGACGAAGTTTAAGAGCAAATCTTCTAAATATAGTTGAACCATTTCTTGGCCACAAATTCTTTTTGCAACATGCGTTTAGTAGCATGTCTACGGCAAGATAATCTCTGacacaaaaataattttataactATAGAATACAGCAATGGATAAGGGCATAAAATGGCTtagttaaaataatttgtcAGAGCATAAATTAGCATGACATGCAGACAATTAATTATTACTTACTTTTATTGACTTACAAAGGCTAACTAagatataaaatttgaaagttcTATAAACattatagaaaaaaaaattttaaattttagcAATTTCATAATATATGCAAATAATTTACTACCAACCTTATGTCCAAGCATTGGTATAGTATCAATAACTCAAGCAAATTATTCCCCAAgttgtaaacaaatcaCTTACAGATAAATAAATACGGGTGGATTTAAAATCcgcttcttttctttttctttttggaagGACGAGAACCATATTTGCCACTAACGACTTGTGACATTATTGGGATAGTTTGGCTAGAACTCTCCGAGTATAGCGATGAAAAATTAGGAACATCTTCTTGAGAAAAGACTGTCGCAATTTGGCTTGAGGGAAGTACAGAAGACTGCTGTTGTGAAATGTAGAAATCACTAAATTGGCTAGATGATGGATCCTCCGTTTCGACAGCGCTATCACCAATGACATAAGTTGAAGATATCTTTCCAATCTCCCAATTCtccaaaatatttctaaCATCTTCATTCAGCTCCAGGCCTTCCGTATCATAAAAAGGTTTGATAAATGTAAGCAAGTCGGTTGAATCGATTTCCTTTCGAGACAATGATGgatcaaatattttttccctGGAGACTCCtatagaagaaagaaataaatagtgaataacattttttatagatCTTCTTTGAGAAGACTGAAAGCAAGGAATTTCGACAGACTTATCAGTATTAGATTCCCAGCGCCTGTGTATTAAACTAGCAATTGAGTCCACGGAagtataaaagaaagaagcaTTGTTGTAGTTAATACCAAACATataaggaaaataaaatgatagTTCTGTACCTTCTAAATGACTTATGATCTCAGCTACATTAGTAAAGGTTCCTTTCAAAGGAAATCCGTCATATAACTCACTCAAAGTTATTATAACATCGTGATTGATAGAATCAAAAGCTTCTACAAAATCCGGAACTTTGCTAGCGAATTCATCAAGGGTGATAGTATTCTTTTTGTTCCTATTAGAGCACAAAACATGGTATAACCGTGACAGTGATAATTGTTGAAAATCGGAATTCGGAGTGCTTATTATTTCTTGATCATTTGCCGAATCATCTTCACTAGTGTTTACAGAAGGGGTGatagttttaaatttcataGCAACTTGGCTAGAACCAGTAAGCTCCTctaaattatatattttaagaGAACTTTTTTCGCAAAGAATATGTAAGGAAAGAGATCCGTCAGCCTTATCAATTATTGCAGACCAAAAAGGTGAATCAAAAGGACCTTGTCTGTCAAATTCAGATgactcaaaaaaataacaagGTTGTATAATGAGGGATCTTATGGGAACCTGAACCTCATTTAATAATAGAAATGGATGACTACCTGATACAGGTAGAGCTCtgtcttttgaaaaatgaatttgttGGACAACACCATTCATTTGAGAATAAACAGAGACATAGATGTTTTGAGAAAAAGTAGCGGTAACCgtaattttcaaagtaGGATCTAATTTTCTATTATGTTTCCATTCAAGTAGCGGCTTCTGAGGATGTTGAATATCCATCCACAAGACGGACTCGGTagttaaaatgaaaaactcAGATTTAATAGGCATAGATTCATTTACCACTTGTAGAATCCTAACATCTGAACTGCAGTGGAATAAAAGATGGAAATCAGGTACCTCCCCAAGAGACACatgaagaataaaaaaagcattatGCAAAATGACACCGCCAAAATACTCTTCCCATTTAGCTCTATATATTGTATTATCGGgatttatttcttcttcgtGATAAGCAATGGAACTTGTTGGTGCAGAACATAATGCTTGTTGCAAAGACTCTTTGAAAGAACTACCGAAGCATTCCCTGTACCCATCATCTAAGAATTGCCAGATGGTCCATCTACCAGATGATGaagttgttaaaaaaaatgaattatcGGTGGGATGGACAGACACGTTAGCAAACGAGTCAGAATTATAAACATCATCTGCGTACAAAAAACGCAGAGGTATAGCGGACAAGCATCCAGGTGTATTTGGCTCATCTAAGAACATTAAATCATAAGTTACCTGGAATATAACCAACTCACAAGACGATAATGCGAAGAGCAAACTTGGTTCTCCATTAGAGAAAACCAATTGTCTCACTGGTTGTGAGAATTTCCATATTGGATCCTCAGCAAACTCAAAAGCCGATACATTCAAGTAAAATGGGAATTCTTCAAAAGTTGCAGTATTTTGTAATGTCGGAGATGCACGAAAAATCCATGGAGACGAGAGGCATAAAAAGAGGAGATTTTCCGCAGTTTCATTGCTAATCTTGCTACAAGCAAGACATTCAGTTGTGGTGTATCTGTTTTTATCTGATGGCGCTGTTTTACCCAAGcaaaaagtatttaaaatatgTGGATTATATATAGACTCAGCAGAAGAAGCTAATTGAGACTCTTTCGCTAGtgtagaaaataaatttcgCGGAACATATCTGCAAACACTTAAACCAAATGAACTACTAGTCGCTTTACGCGTGGAATTGGTGGCCTCAGCAGGAAGCTCAGTTAATTTAGGGAGTTTGTAGTTTGGATTTAAAGATAAGATATCCCATCTTTTGTCCAAGTCAACAAGCTCGACGCCCGTATAGGAGTCATACCTAGCAAAAGTccattcattattttcaacCTTCTCCGCTCTGTGATAGCCAGATGGATTTAAAAGTTGACACGCCCCTATAATTCCATAATCCAAACTTACACTAggttttttactaattgcATCAATAGGCCATGTTGACATGAAGataattagaaaaataaaattagatTGAATTGTGTTTACAAAAACACATCTAACGACAATACAAGAGCAACCTAGCGACAAAGCAAGTAATCAGTGTTTCAAGGAAGCAATGCTGGAGTAATTTCACCTATAGTTAAGAACTTGACTTTATTGTTATActataatatatttaaagtGCTATCTTTAAACCATTatataattatataaaatataactCCTACCGACTACATGCTTTCAATTGAacaatttattgatttatgTTAACTGAGAATTTCTCTTTACtagaaaaagatgaagtTTAAAAGTAATACTTAAATTAGTCATAAGACAGTGTTCAAGTAGGAGAGGAGTTCTTCTCCGAAGTCTCTAAGCTGCTATCAATTACATGTAGATTAACACAGCAACAAAACAATCTCCTTTACAATGAAATGCAAACGCTTACGATTTTGGAATGATTTAGCAATAGATAAATTGGTTTACGAATGTTGCATTAGCCCAGTTTTCccttttcataaaaaatacgTAAGGAGGTGCTGATACCTGAGGAAGAGTGCAATATTCAGATTAGCAAGTGTTTTGAATTCTCTTTAGTGTCCGCTTAACCAATTTTATCGATATGTTTATAATTTTGTAAAGTCAATAAGTTAGTTCAGCCTGTTATTTGTAAGTAATTTATTGTATGCAACGTCTAAAGGAGCTTGATACATTTTAACGTAccattaaatatatttagaCTTAAAAGCATCTTTCAAGTAATGTCAAGAAACCTAAAAAGACCGCTCGGCGACTTACATTCTAGCAAAACGTTGATTAAAAGAATGGCAATTAAGCTAGCTTCTACAAATATTTAgacttttaataaaatgaaaattaatttttcttgcACAGAAACCCATACAAGTAAAGTTTattagttaaaaaaaatgaaagctTCTGCAATGAACTTTCATTTTACGaacttaataaatatttacaccgtattgtttacatttaaaTTTGTTACTTTAAGGTAGTTTTGATATATCTTCTTAAGCATTACGTCTTATGAAAATGTTATTATTTGGGTTGTAGTTCAtcattatatatattgtgCATCGTACCACCGTGTGATTCTGGCTTTGTTTTCCCACATATTTTAGGTCTAACTAACacatatttaattaattactcttttttactaaaagGACTCTGCTTGGTCGTTGTATACTTTGTATGCATCGCTTCTTTTggtgaattttttaattctttgcAATCGCAGCAGagagaaaataattgtaaTGAATTCGATTGCTAGGCTATCagatgaaattaataaagcaaTCCTTGCCACTCCTTTAGACGACGATGAAGCTgacaaagaaaaacttgCTAATGCTCGGGGGCGAGCTTCATCAGCTACTTTGAGGCATTATAATCGTCGTAGATCGTCTTATTCGGCGTCCAGCCTTAGCAGTTTGTCATCAAAACCGACGGAAAAGGAAGTTCCTACAAGGAATGAAAAACCGAAGCATGCCAACATTATGCGTGTTGTCGTCTACTGGATTCGTGTGTTCCTGAAACGAATTTATACGTTTTTCGTTCATTCCGCTCGTGTATTTTTGTACCACTTTTTGAATGAAGAGAAAGAGTTTACCCTTGcaagttttttttggggTCTATGCCGGTTTGTCTTTTTTCCTGTATTATTATCGTATAAACGCCGAGAGATGCTTCCCCCTCAGCCAAGTGTCCGCCGTCCTAGGTTTTATTCTTCTTATTCTTACCCATCCTCTCACCAGGATCCTGCCTATTCATCTTTCAAACGACATAGATCTTCTAATTCTTATAGCAGTTCTTCTAATGGAAATCATGTTCGTTTTCAGCCCTCTATtgcagaagaagaaatttctttcaattctttttcaaattcattgAATTCAGAAGAAGATGTGTGTGTTTCTCCTATGAAACCCAAAGAGGTCTCCCTAATGGGAAAAGCAAATTCCAATCGTTCAGGACATTCGCATCAACCTCAATCAACTCAGTTTTCCCCGCCTGCTAATGACAATATTTCTAAGCTGCCTTCCTCCTTTACGATAGTTAATGATCCTCTTAAAtctccttcttcttccCGTCTCCGTATTAGAAACATTACTCTGTGTGCGGACAAAATACCGAGGCCTTTGTTGAATAGCAAGTTACCGAGAAAGACCCTTGTATTAGATTTGGATGAAACACTTATCCATTCCGTGTCTCGTGGTAGTCGAACGACTTCTGGACAGCCAATTGAAGTACATGTGCCTGGTGAACATCCAATCCTTTACTATATTCACAAAAGGCCTCATCTTGACTactttttatcaaatgTGAGTCAATGGTTTCGCCTTATTTTGTTCACAGCATCTGTCCAGCCATATGCTGATCCAATAATTGATTATTTGGAGcgtgataaaaaaatatttgctaAACGATACTACCGTCAACACTGTGCACTTGTCGATAGTTCTTTCGTTAAAGATATTTCCATTTGTAATATTCATCTTTCACGGATCATGATAATTGATAATTCTCCAGCCAGTTACAATGCtcataaagaaaatgccATACCTATTGAAGGTTGGATTAGCGACCCCTCTGACGTTGATTTACTAAActtactttcttttcttcatgCACTGCAATATGTTCATGATGTGCGAGATCTTTTGGGGCTTCGTCTCGCAAAATAAGTGCTTTTCAtgattccttttttttttcgtgaGTAATTTACTCGTTATTTATCACCAGTAACGATGGTctaaaataactttttctACTGCATTAACATCTTGGGTGCCTTTCCTTTCTCATCATCAAACTTCTTTGTTATAACCTCAAAAGGGTACCTTTTGGATATTTCCTAGACCGCATTTGGGCCATTCCagttaaataatttttgtttctttttgctgATAATATGTCAATTAATGTAAGCCTAATCGTAAGAAATTCTTTCTAATAAACTAAACGCATGTTTTAAGAAAGATTAGTTTCTGCACTGATGTTCGCAGCAATTACGAAGGCAACTTACttatgaaatttctttctaaaTCAagcttttaataaacatgTTTATTCTATTTAAGTgttgattcttttttttttacttttcaatCTGTTATTACAATCAACTTACTTAATCAGGATGGGCAAAGGATTATAAATGATTTAATGATTATAAACCAGATTACATAGACTTTTagcattttaaaatcatatCACTAGGCTAACGACATTGTTCTAGCAAATAACATAACCCAAAACCacattattattatatgtATCTAATAACacgaaaattcaaaaaaccTAATATATGCAGAATTAATAGTTGAATCAATACCAACCACCACTTCTATTGAAGTTTAATACTTTTAACTAAACCAGCTTTAATACCAGTCTGCTCACCAGCATAGCCGCCCTGTGGTGCGCCCTTGTAAATAGCCTTTTTGCTGGCTAATTTCTTCTTAGCTTTTTCGTAGCGCATACGCTTTTTAAGTCGAGGatttctattttctttagGTCGACGGGGAGTTAATCCTCTATTTTTAGCAATGTCTAAAGTAATTCCACGCTTATCACCTTCACCTAATTCAATTAGTTCTGGGTGCCTTGAAGCTCTTATTAAATCACGTTCGAGATCGTGATTTTCTTTACGGAGCTTTTTAGCCatctttgattttttatcgAGAGACTCGTAATAATCCAAATCATCTTGATCTTCAACTTCACGATCGACATTTGCAGGTATGCCCATTGATTCCGGATCTTCATCATCAAGATCAGCACCAGCATCCTGATTTCGACCCCTGGCTGCAGCTTCTCTCATCAATCGCTGCTGGCGTTCAAATCTTCGTTCTTTGTATGGCATGTCCAAATCACCTGATAACTCCAGTACCGCTCTGGAACGCTTAGCTGCCTTTTGGTCAATTTGATTAGCATAAAACTTTAAAGAGCGTTTCCTAGCAATCTTGTCTTCAGCATCAACATCGTCCAATCTGTTGCCTTCACCATAGTCATCGagatttttaatattagtATTAATTTTAGATTTAGCGGCTCGAAATTTCAAAGTAATATCATCATCTTCAGCTACTGGAATATCCTTAATGCcctcattttcattatcgCTGATTGATTCGTGCATATCaacatcttcttcatcttcggACGCACCAATGTCAGATGCCGATGCTATCTTTTCGTGAAGCTCGATAGTTTTTCCATCTTCCTCGAGAGAAGTTGGAGTCAATACTTCATCTAACCCACAATAAGACTCCCACGTCTGTTTGCAACGAACAAGGTCAACCATAATAggatgattttttaaatcttccTCTCCATCTTTCAAGAGGGCAAAGTAGAATGTTAGAAAACTGATGTAAGTACTCAGAGCGGTGCATTGAGCTTGAAGTAGCTGAGAAGATGGATAAGTCTTAAGTTTCTCcttaatttcatttaacTGGGGtttcaattgatttaattcatctaaaaataattgaaattcaGGATGTTTAGCTTCTAGAATCTTTAAAAGCTCTGTACGAGGGAGATCAGGTGAAATTTGCTGAACAAGTTCTTCAATTGCAGCAGCAGAGGAATCCTGTTTTATAGATTTTAGGTCACTGTTATCAGCCCATTGACTAATATCATCAATAGCATCAGTTTCGCTGACTTTTTCAAGACGTTTACGTTGTAAACGCAACGCTTCTTGCTCTTCCATTCGTGCGTCAAATTCATCGTCCTCCTCAGAGTAGTCTTCATTGTCATAATCATCCCCACCGTAATATGATTTTGCAGAGCGACCCCAACCTTTATTATCATATAACTCTTCCTCATTAACAGcgtctttctttttgccCGAGAgctcttcattttctgaTAAATTCTCCTCGGCGTTCCCATCTTCCTCATCGCTAGAACTTTCTAAAGCCACAAGTTCTTCATCACTTAATTCTAATTCGTCTGCTTGCTCGCCGTTGTCAGcatcaaacaaaattttatccTGTGCGTTATAGAATTCATCTTCTGAATTAGCAACATCTTCGTATGTATTGATTGCgtttatcttttctttctccttTATTTCTGGTACCTTTAAAGAAGAACCTTTCCGAGTAGAAGAGCTTCTCGACTTCTTTCTAGCCATACTGATATGCAGTTgacaaatataaaaattctttttagtTACGAGGAGCCACTAAAGGGGTAGGCAAGTTTTATTTGCGAATTTAACGCAATAAAAActtaattttgttaaaaataaagcaacTCATTATTCCACACTATTATTTTCATGGACTTCTCCGTACATAAGAAAGTTAATTAGAGGTGTTTTCTTTCCAAGAATAAGTATTTACAtatcaaattcttttaaaatcattacATGTATAATTTTCGATGCACACAATTATGTGAGATGCATGGTTCATGTTGACAAACTCTCCTAATGTCATAGTTGCCAGTTGTTTTGAAGTTATGCGGTTTATTGAAACAGACTTAAAGGACTTAACTCGTTTGCAAATCTcgtatttcttttaaataattgatATTCACCGAAGTCAATTACCCTGTAATTATAGATGACTTgtaattgtttacaaaaacaCCTAAGACGACATTAGCGATTTTGCAAGtgaaatcaaatttaaaatacgTTCAATTCTTTGTAATGATACGTCAAGGAATTCAGTATTGTGTGGTAGAGGAAGACGATCGTCAAGCTGACTTTCCAACTCTGAAATAAGCCTCGAGTAGACGCTTAAAGTGGCTTGATGGCTTGATTCAGTTCTTTCCATAACTGGCGCCTTTGTTGTTTGCTGTGATCTTTCCGCATCATTTGTTTTAGATATAGGTAAGGAAGCTATCTTTGGAGCAGATTCAGCGACTGTTACATGTTCAGAGGCATCAGATTCCTTTAGGTCGTTTATACATGAAACACAAAACATAGGGTTGTCACGAAGTCGCATCATAGGTACCTAGAATAGTGTTAGAAAAAGGGTAATAGTAAAATtggttttgttttaaaaaccaaggtagcaaaagcattttgagaaaagaaaactgaCTTCCTTAATATCATTCCGTTTGCCATTGTATTCACCTGAAGTTTAAACAACGactaaatacaaaattaattacCTTTTCACATTTCGGACAAATGGTATCCAAGAGAGTATAGCCGCGGAGCATATATTGACCCAGTTGAGCGGAGACCTCGTCTTGTGTTAACATTTTTCTAAAGACAGTAGTGTTATAGAACCGatttatacaaaaataagaaGTGTTTGTATATTTTATGTTCTGAGTTATTTCCCTACTTGttagaaaattttagtTTTGACGAAAATGCTGTAGGTTGTCTGTAAAGAGACTATGAGCGTAGGTTGAATCGAAGAACTAaagaaagacaaaaaatttatgtatatataataaacagagttatataaaaaaaaacgctGCACTGAAAGTTTTGGAGTTTGAAAACTGAacttttgatttctttaatgGTGTGTGCAAGTACTAATCGCTGCTACAGTACAATGATTTGAAAAACTAGggtaaattaattaaaaaaaacgataTATGGAACccatacaatttttttattttttaaagtctAAATCtttcctttatttaatataatcCCTTTTCTCActtgattttatttcacTTGTTCTAACTTTTAccctatttttttagtataaAAGTTAATggcaaaacaaaaatgcgTTTTCGAATGAAAGCTGTGAATGTTAGTAAGAGCACCATTAATGGGGGTTTGCTGTAATTCTCCGAAACACGATGTAATAATGTATCTAATAATTCCTCTATAactcattttttctaaagtCACGGGTATTAGTGTAACAGACTAACGTcacaaataatttaaaaaaaaaaagaaaaaagaaaaaaaaaaatgaaacaatgAACGAGCTTCGTAAGAAAATTCgatgaaatatatttattgttaattAGAtgatataataaaaataaaataaaataatatatattcgAGCTGAATTGATTACATCAAATaccaaaatattaataggaataaaaaacaaaataattacataaaattattcatcAAGTTGCTACTTTCTCTCatgatgatttaaattaagTAGAGTACTTGTTAATTAAGTATGTTGCACAAATTAGCATAATAGATGATggtgtttatttatttcatagTCGGTGCAAATAACAATCATCTCAAAAAGATAGGTTTATTGGAAACCCGCTTCAGGTTTCGTTTTCATATTAATATCATAAGGTTGGTAAATTTAGCGGATTGACAAAAAAGGTAAACTTTTTCGTAAATTTAGAGAAATACAATcatgtttttttcaacCAAGCAATTGTTTTATAGATTAATTTAACTCTTTTTAGATACATAGACCCCCAAATGCTTTACCCAATgaacaaaagaatattaCAAAGCgacagtttttttttatttactaagGAACATAGACGGTTTGCCTTGTTTACTGATTTCGGAGGCTAGACAAATGGTAACGAAGGTTTGGCGGAATTTCAATACGTATATGTTACAAGTAgtaaattttacttttgaaattgctAAAAAAGCGGAAAGTTTTCCCGATCATTTCCCGTACGGCATGTTGGAATTTGAGCattgaaatttcaaagCAACCCTAATTGTTCCTTACCC
This region of Schizosaccharomyces pombe strain 972h- genome assembly, chromosome: II genomic DNA includes:
- the irc3 gene encoding ATP-dependent DNA helicase Irc3; this encodes MLLNACCKKNLWPRNGSTIFRRFALKLRPYQEECLSACLNAFDEGKRRIAVSLATGSGKTALFPHFIKYAPTLRPNSEQCLILVHRKELALQALKHCRESLPNKSIEIDMGNQCASGLADVTVASVFSLKNERLLKYNPLNFKLLIFDEVHHMASPSYLRILEHFGAESEKSKVNVIGLTATLFRADGKGLACGLDEIVYHRHFVDMIKDNWLVEPKVINIKWSTDLVLADSSSFLDQEKLKKEAQSEKAIFEIPRAWLEHASNRSSTLVFCINVEHSLKVCNAFRKLGIDARALFGETNDSERETLIQDFRKKKFPVLVNCMVLTEGTDIPNIDCLMIARPTSSPNLLTQMIGRGLRLHEGKRDCLILDFCDSLRRVSLHVDPTLAGLSPDEVENFYNKSKNSLANPDYDPKIYGLQSVLWYSKLRKLIEMMDNIKNKDRSIFNLSTNAWVAVGMGRYVLSFLQKVLIIDTNFEDGTHKISEYTKEKLGTRVYNRKRIVSDRIPSLKFAIRAAETYISNLKTPRSLISRKAVWRMRPASVRQINFLKKSNLKLDEKLLTAGVAADMITKVIYGGKGRQVRTDKLQSYLKHDANLKRITTLKELKG
- the nem1 gene encoding Nem1-Spo7 phosphatase complex catalytic subunit Nem1 — protein: MNSIARLSDEINKAILATPLDDDEADKEKLANARGRASSATLRHYNRRRSSYSASSLSSLSSKPTEKEVPTRNEKPKHANIMRVVVYWIRVFLKRIYTFFVHSARVFLYHFLNEEKEFTLASFFWGLCRFVFFPVLLSYKRREMLPPQPSVRRPRFYSSYSYPSSHQDPAYSSFKRHRSSNSYSSSSNGNHVRFQPSIAEEEISFNSFSNSLNSEEDVCVSPMKPKEVSLMGKANSNRSGHSHQPQSTQFSPPANDNISKLPSSFTIVNDPLKSPSSSRLRIRNITLCADKIPRPLLNSKLPRKTLVLDLDETLIHSVSRGSRTTSGQPIEVHVPGEHPILYYIHKRPHLDYFLSNVSQWFRLILFTASVQPYADPIIDYLERDKKIFAKRYYRQHCALVDSSFVKDISICNIHLSRIMIIDNSPASYNAHKENAIPIEGWISDPSDVDLLNLLSFLHALQYVHDVRDLLGLRLAK
- the rrn6 gene encoding RNA polymerase I transcription factor subunit Rrn6 — protein: MSTWPIDAISKKPSVSLDYGIIGACQLLNPSGYHRAEKVENNEWTFARYDSYTGVELVDLDKRWDILSLNPNYKLPKLTELPAEATNSTRKATSSSFGLSVCRYVPRNLFSTLAKESQLASSAESIYNPHILNTFCLGKTAPSDKNRYTTTECLACSKISNETAENLLFLCLSSPWIFRASPTLQNTATFEEFPFYLNVSAFEFAEDPIWKFSQPVRQLVFSNGEPSLLFALSSCELVIFQVTYDLMFLDEPNTPGCLSAIPLRFLYADDVYNSDSFANVSVHPTDNSFFLTTSSSGRWTIWQFLDDGYRECFGSSFKESLQQALCSAPTSSIAYHEEEINPDNTIYRAKWEEYFGGVILHNAFFILHVSLGEVPDFHLLFHCSSDVRILQVVNESMPIKSEFFILTTESVLWMDIQHPQKPLLEWKHNRKLDPTLKITVTATFSQNIYVSVYSQMNGVVQQIHFSKDRALPVSGSHPFLLLNEVQVPIRSLIIQPCYFFESSEFDRQGPFDSPFWSAIIDKADGSLSLHILCEKSSLKIYNLEELTGSSQVAMKFKTITPSVNTSEDDSANDQEIISTPNSDFQQLSLSRLYHVLCSNRNKKNTITLDEFASKVPDFVEAFDSINHDVIITLSELYDGFPLKGTFTNVAEIISHLEGTELSFYFPYMFGINYNNASFFYTSVDSIASLIHRRWESNTDKSVEIPCFQSSQRRSIKNVIHYLFLSSIGVSREKIFDPSLSRKEIDSTDLLTFIKPFYDTEGLELNEDVRNILENWEIGKISSTYVIGDSAVETEDPSSSQFSDFYISQQQSSVLPSSQIATVFSQEDVPNFSSLYSESSSQTIPIMSQVVSGKYGSRPSKKKKKRSGF
- the utp3 gene encoding U3 snoRNP-associated protein Utp3, which gives rise to MARKKSRSSSTRKGSSLKVPEIKEKEKINAINTYEDVANSEDEFYNAQDKILFDADNGEQADELELSDEELVALESSSDEEDGNAEENLSENEELSGKKKDAVNEEELYDNKGWGRSAKSYYGGDDYDNEDYSEEDDEFDARMEEQEALRLQRKRLEKVSETDAIDDISQWADNSDLKSIKQDSSAAAIEELVQQISPDLPRTELLKILEAKHPEFQLFLDELNQLKPQLNEIKEKLKTYPSSQLLQAQCTALSTYISFLTFYFALLKDGEEDLKNHPIMVDLVRCKQTWESYCGLDEVLTPTSLEEDGKTIELHEKIASASDIGASEDEEDVDMHESISDNENEGIKDIPVAEDDDITLKFRAAKSKINTNIKNLDDYGEGNRLDDVDAEDKIARKRSLKFYANQIDQKAAKRSRAVLELSGDLDMPYKERRFERQQRLMREAAARGRNQDAGADLDDEDPESMGIPANVDREVEDQDDLDYYESLDKKSKMAKKLRKENHDLERDLIRASRHPELIELGEGDKRGITLDIAKNRGLTPRRPKENRNPRLKKRMRYEKAKKKLASKKAIYKGAPQGGYAGEQTGIKAGLVKSIKLQ